The following proteins come from a genomic window of Bactrocera tryoni isolate S06 chromosome 1, CSIRO_BtryS06_freeze2, whole genome shotgun sequence:
- the LOC120766594 gene encoding biorientation of chromosomes in cell division protein 1-like 1 isoform X2, whose amino-acid sequence MASHLDPQLEDRILHEVKSQGVFDEFRKDSMADVDTKPAYQNLRQRVESTVKKFLSEQQWTPDMNKNQLREKLRRHITESGFLDVGVERIVDQVVNPKIGTVFQPRIEEITYKYLGLPPPPVKHEPPPPIMHPLPPLPLTGPPLKIETSSLLPTGLEQVSPDSDKATVKSECYGDDPSVMDMDVDVDDKTADEDDESPPFEPLVKCVEPNTTIKTEIKNEDLADMKPQLNNAKVEAIPSESVIKAETGNQQDSETQDTSASANSTDPEIAKHANISFGTEALLSQDSQLSQVSSDSNISDVTANASHSFMDNSSTHNTPQQTISDQTAAAIELASANISEEAQMPKFSENSSEMLGAKSVPSELHFDIKKDEIKFEGTERKTNLLEQEGECNSITGDDISTRQVNTMGENLESKEAPHHFGNLTIDTDVERIQPTGITTPAATPTPTPLDSSFGSSLEDISTQHYKEEVEVEPKAEPANVTDEVFPIPMQEQRDKKETSTSRNHGSSSSSSRHKKHSKDKRRSHSSKDKYKDRDRSKNRSHEKDRSSDRDRSSDKSSHREKDKHRDKEKNHKEKDRRKDRSRTHDKSTKDKNDSTERSSSSKRSSSSTGRSHDTSSSNKNEKQVTSKHSSAFTSSSSSSSRSESHDAKRERRENEKKYHRPSSNNGGSSKKDDTETTKTEAPVDDHNSEKANKLRRHKSTDSNDEGGSAGGANRKNGGGEHEKAGQNNISNNNEKKQSQVKDTKNSSHSPKGKSKSDLEEKPATASTMITEDVSTNALATQPHGNKVVILSDMLENPNINFIDLGPSSATYTHTSEMILKDCQIDTTSTKRAVTPLVPNTQAATPLITENERQLLFFEEASEQFSDRLRLIDNAMDRCRRVVNNLRFNCVNEMCDTYEEQQNEGETDGSERPQTCATLTIDCVPTYAGEREYFNRGERSADSPIGSTFDGVYDLHGKRKRNNNGSLVQSKPSPTPSDASANSKENMALDKNADMHTN is encoded by the exons ATGGCTTCACATTTGGATCCTCAGCTTGAGGACCGAATTTTGCATGAGGTAAAGTCACAAGGCGTTTTCGATGAATTTCGCAAAGATTCTATGGCAGACGTGGACACAAAGCCTGCTTATCAAAATCTTCGACAACGCGTTGAAAGTACTGTGAAAAAGTTTCTATCTGAACAACAATGGACGCCGGACatgaataaaaatcaattacGTGAGAAATTGCGCAGACATATCACAGA ATCTGGTTTTTTGGATGTAGGCGTGGAACGTATAGTTGATCAAGTAGTGAACCCTAAAATAGGCACCGTTTTTCAACCGCGCATTGAAgaaattacatacaaatatttaggACTGCCACCACCACCCGTCAAACACGAACCGCCTCCACCAATCATGCATCCACTACCACCGCTGCCATTGACTGGACCGCCTTTGAAAATAGAAACCAGCAGCCTTTTGCCTACTGGTCTTGAACAAGTGAGTCCTGATTCCGATAAAGCGACAGTAAAATCGGAATGTTACGGAGACGACCCATCCGTCATGGATATGGACGTGGATGTCGATGATAAAACGGCAGACGAGGATGACGAGTCACCACCTTTCGAACCGCTTGTGAAATGTGTTGAACCAAATACAACTATAAAGACAGAGATTAAAAATGAAGATCTAGCTGATATGAAGCCGCAATTGAACAACGCTAAAGTGGAGGCAATACCAAGCGAAAGTGTGATAAAAGCTGAAACAGGTAATCAACAAGATTCAGAAACACAGGACACTTCTGCATCGGCAAATTCAACAGATCCCGAAATTGCGAAACATGCCAACATATCGTTTGGAACGGAAGCGCTATTATCGCAAGATTCTCAACTATCACAAGTGTCCAGTGACAGTAACATCTCTGACGTAACAGCAAATGCATCACATAGTTTCATGGATAATTCTAGTACACACAACACGCCACAACAAACAATTTCTGATCAAACAGCAGCAGCTATTGAATTAGCTTCAGCGAATATATCTGAAGAGGCACAAATGCCAAAATTCAGTGAAAATTCATCGGAAATGTTAGGTGCAAAGTCAGTCCCGTCTGAGCTACATTTCGATATtaaaaaagatgaaattaaatttgaag gtACTGAGCGAAAAACGAATTTGTTGGAACAAGAAGGCGAATGTAATTCAATAACAGGTGATGATATATCGACGAGACAGGTGAATACTATGGGTGAAAATTTAGAAAGTAAGGAGGCACCACATCACTTTGGTAATTTAACAATTGATACTGATGTGGAACGCATACAACCCACGGGCATCACAACACCTGCAGCGACACCTACGCCCACTCCTCTTGACAGCAGTTTCGGTTCTTCCTTAGAAGATATAAGTACTCAACATTACAAAGAGGAAGTTGAAGTGGAACCCAAAGCTGAACCTGCGAATGTAACAGATGAGGTATTTCCAATACCTATGCAAGAGCAGCGcgataaaaaagaaacaagtacTTCAAGAAATCACGGTTCCTCGTCATCGTCTTCGAGACACAAAAAACATTCTAAAGATAAGCGGCGATCGCACAGCTCTAAAGACAAGTATAAAGATCGGGATCGAAGCAAAAACAGGAGTCACGAAAAGGATAGGAGTAGTGATAGGGATAGAAGTAGCGATAAAAGTAGTCATAGAGAAAAAGACAAGCACAGAGATAAAGAGAAAAACCACAAGGAGAAAGATAGAAGAAAGGATAGATCACGCACACACGACAAGAGTACAAAGGACAAGAACGATAGTACCGAGCGTAGCAGTAGCTCCAAGCGGTCTAGTTCTTCCACTGGCCGCTCACATGATACAAGTTCAAGtaacaaaaatgaaaagcaaGTTACATCGAAACATTCGAGCGCTTTCACATCTTCATCAAGTTCGTCCAGCCGATCAGAGAGCCACGACGCGAAGCGTGAGAGACGTGAAAATGAGAAGAAATATCATCGGCCCAGTTCGAACAACGGTGGTAGTTCAAAAAAAGATGATACAGAAACTACCAAAACTGAAGCGCCCGTTGACGATCACAATAGTGAAAAAGCGAATAAATTGCGACGACATAAGTCAACCGATTCGAATGACGAAGGTGGAAGTGCTGGTGGCGCTAATCGTAAAAATGGCGGCGGTGAGCACGAAAAAGCTGGTCAAAATAACATATCGAATAACAACGAGAAGAAACAAAGTCAAGTTAAAGATACGAAAAACTCTTCGCATAGTCCAAAAGGGAAGTCAAAAAGTG atcTCGAAGAGAAACCCGCTACCGCGTCGACTATGATAACCGAAGATGTAAGTACAAATGCGTTGGCGACACAACCACATGGCAATAAAGTAGTCATTTTAAGCGATATGCTCGAAAATCCCAACATCAATTTCATCGATCTGGGACCATCATCAGCTACCTATACTCACACCTCCGAAATGATTCTAAAAGATTGTCAAATAGACACCACATCAACTAAACGCGCTGTTACGCCACTTGTACCGAATACTCAAGCTGCCACCCCGCTCATAACGGAGAATGAGCGCCAGTTACTTTTCTTCGAAGAAGCAAGTGAACAGTTTTCAGATCGCTTGCGTTTAATAGATAACGCAATGGATCGCTGTCGTCGTGTGGTTAACAATTTACGTTTCAATTGTGTCAATGAGATGTGCGATACTTACgaagaacaacaaaatgaaGGCGAGACAGACGGCAGTGAAAGGCCACAAACCTGTGCTACTCTTACAATCGATTGTGTGCCCACCTATGCTGGAGAACGTGAATACTTCAACAGAGGCGAAAGGAGTGCGGATAGTCCGATCGGCAGCACGTTCGATGGCGTCTACGACTTGCATGGGAAACGTAAACGCAATAATAACGGCAGCCTTGTACAAAG
- the LOC120766594 gene encoding biorientation of chromosomes in cell division protein 1-like 1 isoform X1 encodes MASHLDPQLEDRILHEVKSQGVFDEFRKDSMADVDTKPAYQNLRQRVESTVKKFLSEQQWTPDMNKNQLREKLRRHITESGFLDVGVERIVDQVVNPKIGTVFQPRIEEITYKYLGLPPPPVKHEPPPPIMHPLPPLPLTGPPLKIETSSLLPTGLEQVSPDSDKATVKSECYGDDPSVMDMDVDVDDKTADEDDESPPFEPLVKCVEPNTTIKTEIKNEDLADMKPQLNNAKVEAIPSESVIKAETGNQQDSETQDTSASANSTDPEIAKHANISFGTEALLSQDSQLSQVSSDSNISDVTANASHSFMDNSSTHNTPQQTISDQTAAAIELASANISEEAQMPKFSENSSEMLGAKSVPSELHFDIKKDEIKFEGTERKTNLLEQEGECNSITGDDISTRQVNTMGENLESKEAPHHFGNLTIDTDVERIQPTGITTPAATPTPTPLDSSFGSSLEDISTQHYKEEVEVEPKAEPANVTDEVFPIPMQEQRDKKETSTSRNHGSSSSSSRHKKHSKDKRRSHSSKDKYKDRDRSKNRSHEKDRSSDRDRSSDKSSHREKDKHRDKEKNHKEKDRRKDRSRTHDKSTKDKNDSTERSSSSKRSSSSTGRSHDTSSSNKNEKQVTSKHSSAFTSSSSSSSRSESHDAKRERRENEKKYHRPSSNNGGSSKKDDTETTKTEAPVDDHNSEKANKLRRHKSTDSNDEGGSAGGANRKNGGGEHEKAGQNNISNNNEKKQSQVKDTKNSSHSPKGKSKSDLEEKPATASTMITEDVSTNALATQPHGNKVVILSDMLENPNINFIDLGPSSATYTHTSEMILKDCQIDTTSTKRAVTPLVPNTQAATPLITENERQLLFFEEASEQFSDRLRLIDNAMDRCRRVVNNLRFNCVNEMCDTYEEQQNEGETDGSERPQTCATLTIDCVPTYAGEREYFNRGERSADSPIGSTFDGVYDLHGKRKRNNNGSLVQSKPSPTPSDASANSKENMALDKNADEVKCVRRIASVNKLSQQRYNSEDLYKPRPVLSQRSRRRGMDTII; translated from the exons ATGGCTTCACATTTGGATCCTCAGCTTGAGGACCGAATTTTGCATGAGGTAAAGTCACAAGGCGTTTTCGATGAATTTCGCAAAGATTCTATGGCAGACGTGGACACAAAGCCTGCTTATCAAAATCTTCGACAACGCGTTGAAAGTACTGTGAAAAAGTTTCTATCTGAACAACAATGGACGCCGGACatgaataaaaatcaattacGTGAGAAATTGCGCAGACATATCACAGA ATCTGGTTTTTTGGATGTAGGCGTGGAACGTATAGTTGATCAAGTAGTGAACCCTAAAATAGGCACCGTTTTTCAACCGCGCATTGAAgaaattacatacaaatatttaggACTGCCACCACCACCCGTCAAACACGAACCGCCTCCACCAATCATGCATCCACTACCACCGCTGCCATTGACTGGACCGCCTTTGAAAATAGAAACCAGCAGCCTTTTGCCTACTGGTCTTGAACAAGTGAGTCCTGATTCCGATAAAGCGACAGTAAAATCGGAATGTTACGGAGACGACCCATCCGTCATGGATATGGACGTGGATGTCGATGATAAAACGGCAGACGAGGATGACGAGTCACCACCTTTCGAACCGCTTGTGAAATGTGTTGAACCAAATACAACTATAAAGACAGAGATTAAAAATGAAGATCTAGCTGATATGAAGCCGCAATTGAACAACGCTAAAGTGGAGGCAATACCAAGCGAAAGTGTGATAAAAGCTGAAACAGGTAATCAACAAGATTCAGAAACACAGGACACTTCTGCATCGGCAAATTCAACAGATCCCGAAATTGCGAAACATGCCAACATATCGTTTGGAACGGAAGCGCTATTATCGCAAGATTCTCAACTATCACAAGTGTCCAGTGACAGTAACATCTCTGACGTAACAGCAAATGCATCACATAGTTTCATGGATAATTCTAGTACACACAACACGCCACAACAAACAATTTCTGATCAAACAGCAGCAGCTATTGAATTAGCTTCAGCGAATATATCTGAAGAGGCACAAATGCCAAAATTCAGTGAAAATTCATCGGAAATGTTAGGTGCAAAGTCAGTCCCGTCTGAGCTACATTTCGATATtaaaaaagatgaaattaaatttgaag gtACTGAGCGAAAAACGAATTTGTTGGAACAAGAAGGCGAATGTAATTCAATAACAGGTGATGATATATCGACGAGACAGGTGAATACTATGGGTGAAAATTTAGAAAGTAAGGAGGCACCACATCACTTTGGTAATTTAACAATTGATACTGATGTGGAACGCATACAACCCACGGGCATCACAACACCTGCAGCGACACCTACGCCCACTCCTCTTGACAGCAGTTTCGGTTCTTCCTTAGAAGATATAAGTACTCAACATTACAAAGAGGAAGTTGAAGTGGAACCCAAAGCTGAACCTGCGAATGTAACAGATGAGGTATTTCCAATACCTATGCAAGAGCAGCGcgataaaaaagaaacaagtacTTCAAGAAATCACGGTTCCTCGTCATCGTCTTCGAGACACAAAAAACATTCTAAAGATAAGCGGCGATCGCACAGCTCTAAAGACAAGTATAAAGATCGGGATCGAAGCAAAAACAGGAGTCACGAAAAGGATAGGAGTAGTGATAGGGATAGAAGTAGCGATAAAAGTAGTCATAGAGAAAAAGACAAGCACAGAGATAAAGAGAAAAACCACAAGGAGAAAGATAGAAGAAAGGATAGATCACGCACACACGACAAGAGTACAAAGGACAAGAACGATAGTACCGAGCGTAGCAGTAGCTCCAAGCGGTCTAGTTCTTCCACTGGCCGCTCACATGATACAAGTTCAAGtaacaaaaatgaaaagcaaGTTACATCGAAACATTCGAGCGCTTTCACATCTTCATCAAGTTCGTCCAGCCGATCAGAGAGCCACGACGCGAAGCGTGAGAGACGTGAAAATGAGAAGAAATATCATCGGCCCAGTTCGAACAACGGTGGTAGTTCAAAAAAAGATGATACAGAAACTACCAAAACTGAAGCGCCCGTTGACGATCACAATAGTGAAAAAGCGAATAAATTGCGACGACATAAGTCAACCGATTCGAATGACGAAGGTGGAAGTGCTGGTGGCGCTAATCGTAAAAATGGCGGCGGTGAGCACGAAAAAGCTGGTCAAAATAACATATCGAATAACAACGAGAAGAAACAAAGTCAAGTTAAAGATACGAAAAACTCTTCGCATAGTCCAAAAGGGAAGTCAAAAAGTG atcTCGAAGAGAAACCCGCTACCGCGTCGACTATGATAACCGAAGATGTAAGTACAAATGCGTTGGCGACACAACCACATGGCAATAAAGTAGTCATTTTAAGCGATATGCTCGAAAATCCCAACATCAATTTCATCGATCTGGGACCATCATCAGCTACCTATACTCACACCTCCGAAATGATTCTAAAAGATTGTCAAATAGACACCACATCAACTAAACGCGCTGTTACGCCACTTGTACCGAATACTCAAGCTGCCACCCCGCTCATAACGGAGAATGAGCGCCAGTTACTTTTCTTCGAAGAAGCAAGTGAACAGTTTTCAGATCGCTTGCGTTTAATAGATAACGCAATGGATCGCTGTCGTCGTGTGGTTAACAATTTACGTTTCAATTGTGTCAATGAGATGTGCGATACTTACgaagaacaacaaaatgaaGGCGAGACAGACGGCAGTGAAAGGCCACAAACCTGTGCTACTCTTACAATCGATTGTGTGCCCACCTATGCTGGAGAACGTGAATACTTCAACAGAGGCGAAAGGAGTGCGGATAGTCCGATCGGCAGCACGTTCGATGGCGTCTACGACTTGCATGGGAAACGTAAACGCAATAATAACGGCAGCCTTGTACAAAG